GTCGATCTGCCCGTCGACGTTGAGCTTGTAGTGGTCCTGTGCGTAGGCGTTGCCCTGCACCGGCGAGGCCCACGACGCCCAGCCCGGCGGCACGTAGGCGCGGAGGGCGTCCTTCTCCTCGTCGCTCAGGTGGGCTCCGGGGTGGAAGGGGTACTCGTTGAAGTACTTGCCCAGCAGCGCGTTGCGGTAGCCCGCCTGCTGCAGCCAGACCGGCAGGTCGTCGTCCTGCTCGGTCTGCTTCCACCGCTCGTAGCCGCCCTCGGGCCACACGTTGCCGATCACGCCGTGGTTGTGCGCGTAGAGCCCGGACAGGATCGACGCCCGTGACGGGCAGCAGCTGGACTGCTCGACGTAGAAGTTCGTCAGCTCCGCGCCCTGGTCCTTGATCAGCCGGTTGACGTTGGGCATGTACGGCATCAGCGACGTGTCGAGGTCGTCGGTCAGGATGACGACGACGTTCGGCTTCGGCTGCGGCGCCGGGCTCGGCGCGGAGGGCGTGCCGGGCTCGTCGGGGCGGTCCGCGCCGGAGGCCAGCGAGGCGTCCTCGGGGCTCCGCTCGGTGGCGGAGCCGGCGTCGTGCAGCCCCAGGCCGGCCAGCGCGAAGACCGCGCACACCGCCACCACGAGGGCGACCAGACGGGACCGAGACACCCGGCTGAGGGTACCGGCGCCGCCGGGGCCGCCCCAATCAGGCCAGGAGCCCCGCGACCTCGTCCGCGCAGCCCCAGCTGAGGGTCACGCCGGCCCCGCCGTGCCCGTAGCAGTGCACCACGTCGCCGACCCGCTCCAAGCGCACCTCGGGCCGGCCCGGACGCAGCCCGACCTTGTGCCCGAGCACCTCGGCGCCGGCCAGCTCGGGCACCAGCCGCAGCGCCCGTCGCAGGATCGCCGAGGCCACCTCCGGCGAGGGCGTGCGGCTCCACTCCCCCTCGACGTCGGTGCCGCCGACGACCACGTCGCGCGAGCGCGGCACGACGTACGTCGGGCTGCCGGCGGTCCCGGGGTCGAGCCACCAGCGCGCGAGGCCCACCTGCTCGACCAGCACCACCTGGCCCTGGACCGGGTGCACCGAGGGGTCGGCGGCCAGGTGCTTGGCGCCGATCCCGGCGCAGTCCACGACCGCGTCCGCGCCACCCGCACCGGCGGCGGGCAGGGCCTGGAGGTTGAGCCGGGTCACCGAGCCGCCCAGCTCCAGCACCCGCGCGGCCAGCCACGCCAGGTAGACCGGCATCTCCACCACCGGCGCCGTGAAGCTCCACCCGCCGTCGTACCCGGCCGGCACCTCGAGCGTCTCGCGCAGGTCCGGCACCGCCGCGGCCCACCACGGCCGGCTCCCGCGCGAGGCGACGACCTCGGTGCCCACCTGCATCCGCACGCCGGACCGCGGGTCCGCGGCCAGGTCGGCGAACGCGGCGTACGTCGTGGTGCACCAGCCGAGCACGCGGTCCTCGGGCCAGGCGCGGTAGGGGTACCAGATCGCCGCGGCCACCGCCGACGTCGTCTCCCGCGGCAGGTCGCGGGCCAGCACGTCGACGCGGTGCCCGGCCTCGAGCAGCCGCACCGCGCACGACAGCCCGAGGACGCCGGCGCCGACGACCACCACCCTGCCCACGGGCAGGAACCTACGTCAGGCGCCGGCCACCCGGGGAGCGGTCGGGTCGGCGGACTCGCCGCCGGCCTCGCGGGCGACGTACTCCTCGATGTCCTCGACGTCGTCCTGGTTGCGGGTGACGACCGCGAGCAGGTCGGTCATGGTGGCGACCTCCTCGACCTGCTCCTTGATGAACCACTGCAGGAACTGCTCGCTGGCGAAGTCGAACTCCTCGCGCGCGATCCGCAGCAGCCCGTTGATCTGCTCGGTGACCCGCTTCTCCTGCTCCAGGGCCAGCGCGACGGGGGCGACGACGTCGGGGAACAGCGACTGCGGCGACTCCACGCCGGGGATGGTCACCGGCGCGTCGGTGTCCAGGAGGTACTGCACCATCATCATCGCGTGGTCGCGCTCCTCGAGCGCCTGACCGTAGAAGAACGCCGCCATCCGCGGCATCGTCTCGGCGTCGTAGTGGACGGCGCAGGCGAGGTACTGGTTGTGCGCGGCCAGCTCGTTGCCGATCTGGGCGTTGAGCGCCTCGATGAAGCGTTGCGCGGGCACGGGAGTCTCCTGGGGTCGGGGCTCAGGCGGCCTTGCGCAGCCGCTTCTTGGTCACCTTCTTGCCGTCGACGCGCACGAGCTTGCGTCGCTTGACGGTATACCCCGAGGGCAGGCTGCCCTCCTTGAGCATGCGCAGGGGGCACCGGCTGCACTTGGTTCTCGACTCGCAGCACTCCGTCTTGGGGAGCTTCTGCACCTTGGCCTTGCCCACGAAGGGCAGCCTAACCTAAAGACCAGTCAGACCGGCAGCCCGTTCGCCTTCCGGATCACGTCGACGATGCCGCCCATGATCTCGGTCAGCCCGAAGTCCTTCGGCGTGTAGACCGCGGCCACCCCGGCCTCGGTCAGCCGGCGGGCGTCGGAGTCCGGGATGATCCCGCCGACGATGACGGGCACGTCGAGCCCCTGCTCGCGCAACCCGTCCAGCACCGCCGGCACCAGCTCCATGTGCGAGCCGGACAGGATGGACAGCCCGACGCAGTGCACGTCCTCGGCCACCGCGGCCGCCACGATCTGCTCCGGGGTGAGCCGGATGCCCTGGTAGACGACCTCGAAGCCGGCGTCGCGGGCGCGCACGGCCACCTGCTCGGCGCCGTTCGAGTGGCCGTCGAGCCCGGGCTTGCCGACCAGCAGCCGGAGCCGGCCGCCGAGCTCCTCGCCGGTCTCCTTGACCTTGCGGCGCACCGCGGCGAGCTCCTCGCCGGCCTCGCCCACCGACGAGGCGACACCCACTGCGCCGGAGACGCCGGTCGGGGCGCGGAACTCGCCGAAGACCTCGCGCAGGGTGCCGGCCCACTCCCCCGTCGTCGCCCCGGCCCGCGCCGCGGCGAGGGTGGCGGTCATCAGGTTGGTCTCGGTCTTGGCGTCCTCGGCCAGCTGCCTCAGCGCCGCCTCGACCTCGGCCGGGTCGCGCTGGGCCTTCCACGCCTCCACGCTGGCCAGCGCCGAGCGCTCGGCCTCGGGGTCGGCGGCCTGGATCGCCGTGTCGAGGTCGGCGGTCAGCGGCGAGGGCTCGGTGGTCTCGAAGCGGTTGACGCCGACGATGATCTCCTCGCCGGACTCGATGCGCGCGCGCCGGGCGGCGTGCGAGCTGACCAGCGCCTCCTTCATGTAGCCGGACTCGACCGCGGCGATCGCGCCGCCCAGGGCCTGGACCCGGTCGATCTCCTCCCGGGCGCTGGCCACCAGCTCGGCGACCTTGGCCTCGACGACGGTGGAGCCGTCGAACAGGTCGTCGTACTCCAGCAGGTCGGACTCGAAGGCCAGCACCTGCTGCAGCCGCAGCGACCACTGCTGGTCCCACGGCCGGGGCAGCCCGAGGGCCTCGTTCCACGCCGGCAGCTGCACGGCGCGCGCCCGCGCGTTCTTGGACAGCGTCACGCCGAGCATCTCGAGCACGATGCGCTGGACGTTGTTCTCGGGCTGCGCCTCGGTCAGGCCGAGGGAGTTGACCTGCACGCCGTACCGGAAGCGGCGCATCTTGGGGTCCTGCACGCCGTACCGCTCACGGGTGATCTGGTCCCACAGCTCGACGAAGGCGCGCATCTTGCACAGCTCCTCGACGAACCGCACGCCGGCGTTGACGAAGAACGAGATCCGGCCGACGACCTTGTCGAAGTCCTCGTCGGAGACCTGGCCGGAGCCCTTGACCGTGTCGAGGACCGCGATCGCGGTGCACAGCGCGTAGGCCAGCTCCTGGGTCGGCGTGGCCCCGGCCTCCTGCAGGTGGTAGCTGCAGATGTTGATCGGGTTCCACTTCGGGATCTGGTGGACGGTGTAGGAGATGACGTCGCTGATCAGCCGCAACGAGTGCTCGGGCGGGAAGACGTAGGTCCCGCGCGAGAGGTACTCCTTGATGATGTCGTTCTGGGTCGTCCCGGCCAGCTGGGCCGCGACCTCCTCCGGCGACAGGTCCGGGTTCTGCTCCTCGGCGGCGACCTGGTAGAGCGCCAGCAGCCACATGGCCGGGGCGTTGATGGTCATCGAGGTGTTCATCTCGACGAGCGGGATGTCGGCGAACAGCTTGCGCATCTCACCCAGGTGCGGCACCGGCACGCCGACCTTGCCGACCTCACCGCGGGCCAGCGGCGAGTCCGGGTCGTAGCCGGTCTGCGTGGGCAGGTCGAAGGCCACCGACAGGCCGGTCTGACCCTTGGCCAGGTTGCCGCGGTACAGCGCGTTGGACGCCTCCGCGGTCGAGTGCCCGGCGTAGGTCCGCATCACCCACGGCCGGTCCTTGGTGGGCCGGGTGGCCCGGTCCTGGTCGCTCATCCCCCGAGGGTAGGGCGGTGGTTACTCGTCAGTCACCGCCTGCGACGTGTGGGTTATCCGACACCCTCGGCCGGTGTCACCTCGACGATCCGGGCCAGGTGGCTCAGGTGCAGCATGCGCCGCACGGCGGGCGACGGCTGGCGCAGCGTGAGGTGGTGGCCGTCGCGCACCGCCTGCACCGTGGCCGCCGCCAGCACCCGCAGCGCGGTCACGTCGGCGCTCTCCACGCCGCTCAGGTCGATGGCCACCTCGTCGTAGCTGAGCAGCAGGTCGCGCACCGCGGTGCGCACCTCCATGGTGCTCCGCACGTCGAGGTCGCCGGACAGGACGAGGACGGGTCCGTCGCTCATGATGTCCACCGGCTGCTCCAGGGTGTCCGAGGTCACACCACTATGACGCCGCAGGGGGCCCCGAGGTTGCTCGACGCGCGGTCACGAGTGCTGTGGCAGCCGATCCTGCGCCCAGCAGGGCCATCCCGAGCACACCCTTCGGGGCGAAGATGTGGTCGGCGTGCACCAGCAGCGCCCCCGGCACCAGCAGCAGCACCGGCCAGGCCCGCCACCGCACCAGCAGGTCCACGGTCAGCAGCGCGCAGCACACCACCAGGCACACCGAGCCGACCTCCCCGAGCGGCGTACCGATGCGGAAGAGCAGTCGCACCGCGTCGGGCCGCGGCACCCCCGGCCCCAGCTCGTGCGTCACGTAGCCGGCGGCGATCCCGCTGATCACGTCCAGCGCCGTGTAGAACGTCGCGTACCCGTACGCCGCCAGCCGGACCAGCCACGACAGCGCGTCGCGACGACCGCGCACCAGCTCGGCCAGCGCCCACCCCACCAGCGGGAAGACCAGCAGCCCCGGCAGGTGCAGGGCGTACCACCGCATCGACGTGTCGTAGGTCAGGTGGTGCGGGTGGAAGAGCCCCGCCAGCGCGAGGGCCAGGCCCGGGACGCCGAGGAGGAAGGGATGCCGGGGCACGGCTACTACTGTGCGCCCATGGTCAACCTCACGCGGATCTACACCCGGACCGGCGACGCCGGGGAGACCCGCCTGGGCGACAACTCGGTCGCCTCCAAGAACGACCCCCGCCTGCACGCCTACGCCGACGTCGACGAGGCCAACGCCCACCTCGGCCTCGCCGTCGCCCTCGGCGGCCTGGACCCCGACGTCACCGACGTGGTCGTGCACGTGCAGAACGACCTCTTCGACGTCGGCGCCGACCTCTGCACCCCCGTCGTCCCCGAGCCGGAGTACGCGCCCCTGCGCGTCGAGCAGGACTACGTCGACCGCCTCGAGCGCTGGTGCGACACCTACAACGAGCACCTCGAGCCGCTGCGGAGCTTCATCCTCTCCGGCGGCACCCCCGGCTCCGCCCACCTGCACGTCGCCCGCACCGTCGTGCGCCGCGCCGAGCGCTCGGCCTGGGCCGCCTTCGAGGTCTACGAGGACTCGATGAGCCCGCTGGCGATGAGGTACCTCAACCGGCTCTCCGACCTGTTGTTCATCCTCGCGCGGTACTCGAACCGTGCGGCAGGGGATGTGTTGTGGGTGCCGGGTGGGGAGAGGTCTTCTTAGGGGTCTGGGTGCTGGGTCTCGTGGTGCGGGCTCTCGGGTCCGGCCGCCTGTGGACTGACCCGGCCCCCGCCTGACCGCAGCCCCTCACCGAACGCAACCGACGCCGTGTTGCACGCGACTGCTCCCAGCCCTCTTACGTCTCGTGTGCGTGCCCCACGCCGCGGGTCTAGCGTTCGGCGAGGGGGCTGCGGTCCGGCGGGGGCCGGGTCAGCCCACAGGCGGCCTGGTTTGGCGGCGGCACCCTCGCCTCCGCCTTCACCTGGGTGGGGTGGGGGCGGTGCGGGTTGCCGCGGCCGGCGCCGCCGAGAACTTGTAACGCGCAGTTATGGGATCTTCCGACCCGTTGCAACGGGTCGGAAGATCCGATAACTGAGCGTTACAAGTGCGTGGAGGCGGACCGCAGCGTGGCCGCCAGAGGCGGCCGCGCATTGCGAGCGGGGCTTGCCCCGCCCTTGAGCGCTTCTTACCGCCCCGACCGGGTCCCGCTGTCAAGGACGAATCACTCGGGCCGAAGGCCCCCGCCGTTCGCCGCTTGCGGCGCCGAAGGCGTCCTTGACAGCGGGAGTCGGGGTGGTGAGCGCGCGGCCGCAACGCAATTGATCACACCAACAAGCAAGAAGCGCCGACGGGGAGGCGAGATCCGAGGGCCTTCAGAGCAGCAACAGCACGCCGGTCACCAGCAGTGCGGCGACGCCGAGGAGGCCGCAGCCGAGCACGACGTAGGTCTGAGCACGCTCCCGGAAGGCCGAGGCGGAGGGTCGGAGCTCGTCGGCGGGGACCGCTTCGGGC
This genomic window from Nocardioides anomalus contains:
- a CDS encoding ferritin, with the protein product MPAQRFIEALNAQIGNELAAHNQYLACAVHYDAETMPRMAAFFYGQALEERDHAMMMVQYLLDTDAPVTIPGVESPQSLFPDVVAPVALALEQEKRVTEQINGLLRIAREEFDFASEQFLQWFIKEQVEEVATMTDLLAVVTRNQDDVEDIEEYVAREAGGESADPTAPRVAGA
- a CDS encoding FAD-dependent oxidoreductase, with translation MGRVVVVGAGVLGLSCAVRLLEAGHRVDVLARDLPRETTSAVAAAIWYPYRAWPEDRVLGWCTTTYAAFADLAADPRSGVRMQVGTEVVASRGSRPWWAAAVPDLRETLEVPAGYDGGWSFTAPVVEMPVYLAWLAARVLELGGSVTRLNLQALPAAGAGGADAVVDCAGIGAKHLAADPSVHPVQGQVVLVEQVGLARWWLDPGTAGSPTYVVPRSRDVVVGGTDVEGEWSRTPSPEVASAILRRALRLVPELAGAEVLGHKVGLRPGRPEVRLERVGDVVHCYGHGGAGVTLSWGCADEVAGLLA
- a CDS encoding STAS domain-containing protein: MTSDTLEQPVDIMSDGPVLVLSGDLDVRSTMEVRTAVRDLLLSYDEVAIDLSGVESADVTALRVLAAATVQAVRDGHHLTLRQPSPAVRRMLHLSHLARIVEVTPAEGVG
- a CDS encoding cob(I)yrinic acid a,c-diamide adenosyltransferase: MVNLTRIYTRTGDAGETRLGDNSVASKNDPRLHAYADVDEANAHLGLAVALGGLDPDVTDVVVHVQNDLFDVGADLCTPVVPEPEYAPLRVEQDYVDRLERWCDTYNEHLEPLRSFILSGGTPGSAHLHVARTVVRRAERSAWAAFEVYEDSMSPLAMRYLNRLSDLLFILARYSNRAAGDVLWVPGGERSS
- a CDS encoding protein meaA; this encodes MSDQDRATRPTKDRPWVMRTYAGHSTAEASNALYRGNLAKGQTGLSVAFDLPTQTGYDPDSPLARGEVGKVGVPVPHLGEMRKLFADIPLVEMNTSMTINAPAMWLLALYQVAAEEQNPDLSPEEVAAQLAGTTQNDIIKEYLSRGTYVFPPEHSLRLISDVISYTVHQIPKWNPINICSYHLQEAGATPTQELAYALCTAIAVLDTVKGSGQVSDEDFDKVVGRISFFVNAGVRFVEELCKMRAFVELWDQITRERYGVQDPKMRRFRYGVQVNSLGLTEAQPENNVQRIVLEMLGVTLSKNARARAVQLPAWNEALGLPRPWDQQWSLRLQQVLAFESDLLEYDDLFDGSTVVEAKVAELVASAREEIDRVQALGGAIAAVESGYMKEALVSSHAARRARIESGEEIIVGVNRFETTEPSPLTADLDTAIQAADPEAERSALASVEAWKAQRDPAEVEAALRQLAEDAKTETNLMTATLAAARAGATTGEWAGTLREVFGEFRAPTGVSGAVGVASSVGEAGEELAAVRRKVKETGEELGGRLRLLVGKPGLDGHSNGAEQVAVRARDAGFEVVYQGIRLTPEQIVAAAVAEDVHCVGLSILSGSHMELVPAVLDGLREQGLDVPVIVGGIIPDSDARRLTEAGVAAVYTPKDFGLTEIMGGIVDVIRKANGLPV